A stretch of DNA from Lotus japonicus ecotype B-129 chromosome 4, LjGifu_v1.2:
ACTCCTAATTTAATCTCTAAATATTAAATcttctttatttaatttaaatataaaaaaattatatatgattcTTTTATAAAAAGATATTATGTTTTTTTGAGTTAGTACCGAAACATTTATTTGGTGTAGATATTATATGTAAAGgtgaattgaaaaaaaaaaactcaatcaaAGTGAATTAAAACTAAAGATTTTTATGAAAAAAGATTTTATATGGTGAAACCCAGCTGTAAAAGATTTTCATCGTCATCCAtataattgttttaaattatcagatttaattaccaaattcctttcgTGGGATAggattcaatttttattttattttcttgaatGGAATAGTAtagaattcaattttttttaacgtgAAATCAAATTAGAAAGATCTAGAACACAATGTTGAAATTCCTTCCATGTAGTATAAAAACAACCTTGTTCCCAACAACAAGCTCTATCTATATCAACGCGAATCGTTGCTAGATTTAATTTTCCGAGATCAAATCACAAACCTTAGCATAATCCTCACGCAATTgcattcttttctttctttatattcaccaaaccaaaccaaaccaaacttgcttcaatttcaaaaccctaCACAACAAAGCACCAAGAATCCAACTATCCAAGatcatcaatcaatcaatcaccaacaacaacatgaGTTCTCAGCAGAACGATGGCATGAGCTACTCCTCCCCTTCGGAACCAAAACCCTGCGCCAACAACTGCGGCTTCTTCGGCACCGCCGGCAACAGCAACCTCTGCTCCAAGTGCTACCGCGAATCCATCACCCAAGGCGAACGCGCCGCCTCCGCCAAAGCCGCCGTCGAGAAATCCCTTCTCATCCCCGTCACCGCCGCCTCCGCTGATCCGCCTGCTCCTGCGGCGGATCCCTCTCCCTCCGCCTCTGCTGATCCGGCGTCTGGCCTTGACGCGCCGCCGTCGTCGAACCGATGCGGTTGCTGCAAGAAGAAAGTGGGCTTGACCGGGTTTGTGTGCAAGTGTGGGGCCACGTTCTGCGGGACCCACCGGTACCCCGAGAAGCATGAGTGCTCGTTTGATTTCAAGGTTGTGGGGCGTGATGCTATTTCGAAGCATAATCCTGTGGTTAAGGCTGACAAGATTCAAAGGTTTTAGGTTATTGTTTTTAGATTTAGATCAGATTAATGTTAGGGAATGATGTTTCTTTGACAAATTCATAATTGACTTTGGTTATTTTGAAGCTTTGAATACAAGAAAAATTTGATTGTTCTTTATCGTTGTTGCAAATTTCTTTTTAGTGGTAGGGGACATTGTGTTGTCTTATGATTGCAAGGTTATATGACTCTTCTTTAGGTGAAGAggattttcttcctttattcATACTAAAAAGTGTATGAATATACTAGGTAAATAATAGAGAAGTTCAATAATTTTCTGGTACGCGCACAATAATGTGTTTTATACTTTTATTTGTATTCATTTTCATGTTTGGTTTAATATTTCTTGAAGTTCCTTGATTTGTTGTGTATCGTGCTTTTTTTCATTAATCTACTCTTTTGCTTATTAGTACTATACGGCACTGCTTCCTTCAAAATTTAACATTGTTTGGTTATCATTCTTGACTTGTGATTTTTTAATGTTTTGGTCATGTCACACTTTATGGAGATCGAATCCATTGTTTTTGTTCTTGTTTAATTTAATGTCTCTTCCTCCTTACCCTTCTAAGTTCCTTTGGAGAAGGAATGAAAGGGGACTCGACTAGAATGAGCGATCGGGGTAAGGAACACCGAATTCGGACCTAGTAGGGTATAGATGGGTGGGAAGGTTTGGGTTTATTCTCTTGAGGTGAGTGACTTACGTTAAAATGGACGAACTTGTTCAAGCTGACGATAAACATATTTTATCATGTGCATATTTTATTATGTGCCTTGCTAAGATCGTTGTAGCTTAGATATTTTGTTTTTGAATAAGTCAAGGCATACAACCCCCCATATTTGGCACATGTATCCATATGTGGTTTTTGGGTGGTTACTCAATAATCTAGGGGTTTGGATGTATATAGAGATGAATTGTTGTAGGAAGTTTTATGTTCACTTTAATACTGAAAAGACTaggtgtaacaccccattttttgttatttggttatttagtattttattttaattactattatgctatatggtaatttgatgaattatgtgatatatggagtgagtaaattatttaaattatatatgagTGATATTTGTGATATaatttaaatcttatgtgatatagtataagatttagataaataaggttgttaggtttttgtgtgagtaattgagagtggggcccattgtatggctatttaagggttaggagtgaaatagaaagaaagaaaagaaaaaaaaataaggattagaagagaagcagaacaagaaacacgtgaaagcagagaaggagaggagaaaagaggagaaaacttagaactgatctacaagaggtaagggtttgaattcatgttttatggattggtatgatagtgtataatgatagaaagcatgatttaggaaacctaggttgcaaaaattcccaaattgaaatagttagggtttggtttttagatgattttgggggtagatgataggcttgcatgatgcgcagaaatttacgttctcttgtaccctttttcgtgctatgttaatggccgaatttgaagaagtagtcttcataaaagttgtaggtttttctgttacgaaacttttgccactggtttcacgtcattccgacgtctgtagctcgagttatgtgtattttagtgagtataggttaagctgtccagtttcttacaaactgcggttagtgtacgatttttcctgatttttgtactttgaattgtgacttgaaaatttatagaggtttacaaaacgtgtatacggaaccatgataaaaatattagatttttctgagtatatttgataatttacatctgtttaatagttcattagatgtgtggtgcacgcacatggcgagttgcgcaggaagatgtcgcaagatgtcgcgacatggcgagttgcgtagggagatgtcgtgagatgtcgcgacatggcgagttattcagcgacatggcgagttgcgtagggagatgtcgtgagatgtcgcgacatggcgagttgtgcagtgagatgtcgcgagatggcgagcatgagcatgtcgcgagtttttgggaaaatttagagagaaatccagtctttaggaaatagttgcagaacctgttatatatgaattatatttaatttacatctatttttaataatcattatatgatgttgtttctgaattgacgttatgtttgagatgctaagttgttgtgattgcaagttgtataattgataacatgtaatatgtgttttgtgcaactggtgatgaatatgctaaaataattagaacttggagatggtctgaatatgcatatgttagttgagttttgcacaatacactgcatagttgtcaagaggcaatgtttgctagttctcgtggaggctagtgacttgtcccaaaactggagtggttttgaagcctagagcgagggctttattggtggttatctgtctggagtggacgcggtgataccgctaaggataacaactttggtaccaaagacatttgcacgggtctcacttgagtcatatgtgttatggtgatatttttggagagatttgatgtggtggtaattagagactattatatatgttctaattgagctataatttatggagtatttgccataactgtgaacttgattaattatgttaaaattacataatttattatttgttagtgaatgtgagtaatttatgtggagcatagataaacttttacattatttattattatgcttatccatatgatatgagttctcacccttctgttggaatgatgttctatacgacatcgctcaggtaccgaagatagtgaagcttctcgcgagggttagttggaggagctagtctttcatttacggtttagttaggggagtcatgctctgttatgtaacaccgggaaacgtttagttttgtaccttgatgttaagagttacctatgaactctctttatgttaaattttggagttgaaataaatccgctgtgctatgcatatgatgttgcgacattaaagttggaaaatttatatatttattatgagcattacaggtgttttgatttatgtttctggagaataagtgtgacaccctctgtgttatgcattttactctgatttatgatatattattatgcggggtttagagggtgttacactaGGTTTTGAATTCTCCTCTGAATCTTAGTGCCATCTTCACTAGGGATGACAACGTGTCGTGTCGGGTCGGTTTCGGGTTTTGCCTTtcccaaacccaaactctcaTACTAAAcacaaacccaaaacccttGAGTTTACTCAAACCTATTATAGCAGCAAACTCGCATCCTAACATAACTTGATGCAGAGTTTTTTTGCAAAACAAAACGCAACTTATATGATTTTACTATGAAAAAATCTTTTATATCTTCTTTGCAAACAAATATAGTATCTTGTTGTTCAAATATGATCAAATTGTTAACAAATCAAGTTGTTAACATGGTATATACAGAAAAAATATCTacatacaaataatttttttataaatttaataaatatttatttactaattaaaaataGGCATATCCACGTACAAATTTTTCTACATCTACTCAAATTCGTTAATTAGAttccaatttttattttttcaagagCTACAATATCAAATACTACAAAAATATAAGGGAAATTAAAaggttaaaataaaagaagatgGCACTAAGATTCAGAGGAGAATTCAAAACCTAGTCTTTTCAGTATTAGAGTGAACATAAAACTTCACTAGGTTAAAAATTGAGGTTCGAGTAAAACTTTTGAAAAAAGTAACAGAAtagttattttttgttttattaaatCAAGAGGAATATTTCTTATCTTTAGTTTTATAAGGGAAATTAAAAGGTTaaataaaagaagatataaaatatttatccattgcatttttttttcttgacatAAATCTGGTATAAATGGAGCATGATCACGTTggatttgatttattttcatatttaacaTAATCACGTTTTTAGTTATAAGTTcagttttatattattaaacttttttttccttGACGTAAATCTCTTATAAATGGAGCATGATCACGTTggatttgttttattttcatatttaacaTAATCACTTTTTTAGATATAAGTTCAGTTTTATATAATTAAACCGTGCAAGATCTTTTTTTAGATATAAGTTCACGTGATTACAACAAAGAATGAATAAAAGGGATAAAATCtttattaatttgtaataaCCGAGATCAAGGAAAGAAGCATTTGttcatttcaaaataaaaaagaaatagatGGTTCAAATTATTCATCTACTACTTCCAGATTCATATAAAagatatacttttttttaaaggatATAAAAGGTATACTTAAAGATCATAATTTCGATGTGTTATTTATGTACTATATTAGATTCTTTGGTTCCATGGCATGAGTAACTATGTTCCATTAGTttcttttaggcttaattgcagttttcgtccctgatgtttacctcttgtgcaattttggcCCCCTTTGTTCTGATTGCGCGATTTAGATCATCTATGTTTCAAATAGTTAAAATTGGGCCCTCCGTTAGTCAACCGTCTAATTGCTAACGACAATGCtattttcatctccttcatTTACTATTTGCACCCCTCCTtcagagataaaaaaaataaaaaattattatttctattttatcATTAAATGtaaatcataaattttttattttaccctcaccccttcatcttcttccccctCTCTCTCACACTCAAAACTCCACCAaccacccaccaccaaccccaccCACAACCCCTTCTTCAACTTCACCTCCCCCACCTTCTACCAGCCACCACCCCCActcaccgccaccacccaccCCACCACCACGGCCCCCCACCCCCCCTTCATCTTCCCCAACGCACCCCACAGCTACCAGCAGCCACCCCACCTTCATCTTCCCCAATCCACCCCGCCACCCACAGCCACCAGCCGCCGCCAcccaccttcatcttctccaaccCAACCCACTCTACCCACCGCCCCCAACCCACTCACTCTTCTCACCCACCTTTTCACCTTCTTTCAACCCAGAGATCAATTCAACCCTCCCACCTCTTCATCTTCGTTGCAACATCATCTCCCATCTTCAGAGATTGAATCTAAATCAGACCTTCTCTTCTTCGTTCCTCTGAAATCTTGGTGGTCATGGGTTTTCTCAATCTGGATTTTTTGGGTTCTAATCTAGGTTTTCTGGATTGGGGTTTTATGGGTTTTctttgtttgatttattgatttGTTCTGGatatattgttgttgttgtttgcttGTAGATGGGGATGAAGATCAAAGATGTTGGGGTTTTGGGTTTGCAATTTGTGGGTTGGGTTGGGGGGTTGTCGGtggggaggagaagaagagtggtggtggtggtggttgggtGGTGAGGagaatgatggtggtggttgggtgaggaggagaaaagaagaagatgatgaaggttgaggagaagagaagaagatggaccttctgatttctttttattttttataattttttaattatgtgTGGATGGTGTAATTAGTAAAAATAGGGGTGAGAATAGTAGTCCCGTTAAAAATTGGACGGCAATGTGACGGAGGAGTCCAATTTTAACAATTTGAAACATAGATGATCTAAATCGCGCAATCAGAACAAAGGGGgccaaaattgcacaagaggtaaacatcagggacgaaaactgcaattaagcctttcttTTATCAAACTGGGTTTATTACATCTTCTTGCAAGGGAAATGTTTATGTTATTTGCTCTCTGCTTGGTTGAAATATATGAATGCAGAATGGATTCCAGGAAATGTTTACCATGAGTAGGGTCCTTTTTTATTGGTTTCCTTAAATAACTGATCTGTATTGGATAATGGGTTATTGGATCCATTTGCCACCTTTACTTGAATATCATAGTGTCATGACTCATGAATATAAACACTATTATTAATCAAAAAATTGCATCTTTGCAGGTGTGTTTTTACTGGAAGAGGTTGTCAATTCTTTCCACGGTAAAGGATTTCTGGCCATCATAGACGCCGCAAAGCAATGGTTCACTGAGTCCCAAATAAGAAAAGAGGCTAGCATTGGAAGATGGTGGAGGGTATAGGCCATCATACactctttttttgaaattttcattctctctcctcataAGCTTCAACCGTGAAGCTTATGTGACTATGTGCTATCTCTCTATAAGCTTCACGTCAATCTATTTCTGCTGACTCACATTTTGTAAAATGGATGTGAATGGTAGGGATTCAAATCACATATTTCTTTCGAGATACTGAGATAGCTCAGATAGGGACcaaaaccacagaaatggaaatgTAGGGACAAAAATTAAAGAACCCACTAATTTTATACGGTCTTTGGACATGTTTCAGtctaattataaatttataattaataattatatatatttttctaagGTAATAATTTCCAACTCATAAACTcgaagatataaaaaaaaatatcgcATCAATAATAAATGTTTTGGATGATTTGGTTTTAAATCAAAATAGGTCAAgattgatttgattttgaaataaaatatgtcAAGATTTTATTTAGTAATTAAGGTGTGACACGTGTCAACAAAAGAGAAGCTCAaataagaattaatctgggagtgacacctcatcaaattggcctgatgaaagttcttcttttctaatataactagtgttttttacccgcacCCGCGTGTTGCACAAGAaatttgtttattgtatttgaaacatcgattaatattttaaattataaaatatttaagatgcgaagaatgtaagaacaatcatcataaagatgtagatatttaaagaacacaaattcagacactcaattttagtattttgtaagcatacacttcattaactaatataaagattttcaaaaacacagaagttaataagccaaaagctttaagttttgcatatgtgaggtataactgaatttgtttgtgaagatgtatactcgtgttgcataaagggtaatgcttttgtgttttagatatgaacaatacataaatatataattattgtttaaattattaaaaatacacttaagttatagaaaaaatgaattattatttttttaactcctacaaattttcattttaaatataaaatgttcctccccgtgagatctcgtaac
This window harbors:
- the LOC130715738 gene encoding zinc finger A20 and AN1 domain-containing stress-associated protein 9, producing MSSQQNDGMSYSSPSEPKPCANNCGFFGTAGNSNLCSKCYRESITQGERAASAKAAVEKSLLIPVTAASADPPAPAADPSPSASADPASGLDAPPSSNRCGCCKKKVGLTGFVCKCGATFCGTHRYPEKHECSFDFKVVGRDAISKHNPVVKADKIQRF